One part of the Marispirochaeta sp. genome encodes these proteins:
- a CDS encoding phage capsid protein has translation MALTAATIPIIIGKAILESLKTNLVYSRLFNTDYIGELQYGNTVKIPSIGSVTVGAYTRYNDLVPEQVADSAQDLTISHASQFSIVIDDLDRAQARPDVMAAYAREAVFQMNNTIDKYLAGVAVGGGTLTADLGNDSTPIEVNSSNVGTILRLIARKLDDAKVPRVGRVVVVPPWMVEDLVGANISESTNNVDELRNGFVTRYAGFDVLMSGNVPNTDGEKYKIIAGSPISATWGSQVEKTEMIRHPNFFGDVLRGLVSYGAKVTRAATLAIGTVNEAAEA, from the coding sequence ATGGCTTTAACTGCAGCTACTATACCGATTATTATCGGAAAAGCGATTCTTGAATCGCTAAAAACGAATCTTGTTTACAGCCGGTTATTTAATACTGACTATATTGGGGAACTTCAGTACGGTAACACAGTAAAGATCCCCTCAATAGGATCAGTAACCGTTGGTGCTTACACCAGGTATAACGATCTTGTCCCTGAACAAGTTGCGGACTCCGCGCAGGATCTAACGATTAGCCACGCTTCACAGTTTTCAATTGTTATTGATGATCTGGACAGAGCACAGGCTCGACCTGATGTCATGGCAGCATATGCACGGGAAGCGGTTTTTCAGATGAATAATACCATCGACAAATACCTGGCCGGGGTTGCTGTAGGAGGTGGTACTCTTACAGCAGATTTGGGAAACGACAGCACCCCCATAGAAGTTAATTCTTCGAATGTAGGGACGATACTCCGTCTAATCGCCCGTAAGCTGGACGATGCAAAAGTCCCTCGTGTAGGGCGTGTTGTAGTTGTACCTCCCTGGATGGTTGAAGATCTTGTAGGGGCGAATATATCGGAATCAACAAATAATGTTGATGAGCTCCGAAATGGTTTTGTTACCAGATACGCCGGTTTTGATGTACTGATGTCAGGGAATGTACCAAATACCGATGGTGAGAAGTATAAAATCATTGCGGGTTCTCCAATCTCCGCGACCTGGGGAAGCCAGGTGGAGAAAACTGAAATGATACGACACCCGAACTTCTTCGGAGATGTTCTCCGAGGGCTGGTTTCTTATGGTGCTAAGGTAACAAGGGCCGCAACTCTGGCGATCGGGACTGTCAACGAAGCGGCCGAAGCTTAA
- a CDS encoding helix-turn-helix domain-containing protein has product MEQEISSSAKLTLIGLLYFWNSKTGECFPGMAKIGAVTGQSNRTLNRTMKELEESGVIQIERRFKRCASTGKIEKTSNKYIIPERANLALPTAKTARKTGEGDANLAHKQYYPFNNTNKHPGGIQKEVSIKEIQALIEATEEEGV; this is encoded by the coding sequence ATGGAACAAGAAATTTCCTCAAGCGCCAAGCTCACTTTGATCGGATTGCTTTATTTCTGGAACAGCAAAACAGGAGAATGCTTTCCAGGCATGGCAAAGATAGGAGCCGTAACCGGGCAGTCAAATAGAACTTTGAATAGGACCATGAAAGAGCTCGAAGAGTCTGGTGTGATTCAAATTGAACGGCGATTCAAAAGATGTGCGAGCACTGGGAAAATCGAAAAAACATCCAATAAATATATTATTCCCGAACGCGCCAATTTGGCGCTACCTACTGCCAAAACTGCAAGAAAAACCGGTGAAGGTGACGCCAATTTGGCGCATAAACAATACTATCCCTTTAACAATACTAATAAACACCCCGGGGGGATTCAAAAGGAAGTCTCAATAAAAGAGATCCAGGCTCTAATCGAAGCTACCGAAGAGGAGGGCGTATGA
- the rnr gene encoding ribonuclease R, whose translation MKRQKTITGKLQINAKGFGFVLQDDEADIFISFDNLANAMDGDIVEAIVFGKGRKPSGKIIKIIERSGRNIIGIFRTSSGGGKVYPEDERLPSSLFIPQKEIENSKIGKELKDGQVVVARLMEWNNPDTKPRGTVTGILGNQDEAGIDLKVVALSHGLPLEFPEEVMQEAEKLRDPVIRKAVKNRLDLRKLDCFTIDPDTAKDFDDAVSLRQLPSGLFEIGVHIADVSHFVPENSVIDKEAWERGTSVYFVQKVLPMLPERLSNEICSLVPHKPRLAFSVLMQISSMGEIHDYQIAETVIESKQRFTYEEVEEIIKGREHKYASAIHLMQMLSQVLQKRREERGSIDFDMTETVITLDDEGIPRTIIPKKSLESHRLVEEFMLLANRTIAGHIVAAEKRLKSRIPFVYRVHEKPDESDVRAFLAMVANLGIPYKIGDAIEPDDYRNILGIIQNLEFKNLVEKVALQSMTKAVYSTENKGHFGLAFEAYTHFTSPIRRYPDLVVHRLLKRYLEILPAGTWENGKASSKAGNEQGVRRRLKEAAGLMDYLDTTCARSSEREKIAVAAEREYTKVKSLEFLSRKIGHTYEGIISGVTSFGLFIELSHYLVEGLVPLSSLKDDYYEYDSENYLYKGKESGRIFRLGDPVKVKIQHVSVADRKADFMFI comes from the coding sequence ATGAAAAGACAAAAAACAATAACAGGAAAACTTCAGATTAATGCCAAGGGATTCGGTTTCGTCCTTCAGGATGACGAGGCTGATATCTTTATCAGTTTTGATAATCTTGCCAATGCCATGGACGGCGATATAGTTGAAGCAATTGTCTTTGGTAAAGGAAGAAAACCTTCCGGTAAAATAATCAAGATAATAGAACGCTCTGGCCGCAACATTATCGGAATTTTTCGCACGAGCTCGGGCGGCGGAAAGGTATATCCGGAAGACGAGCGGCTTCCCTCGTCCCTCTTTATTCCACAAAAAGAGATAGAAAACTCAAAAATCGGCAAAGAGTTAAAGGATGGTCAAGTCGTTGTCGCCCGGCTTATGGAGTGGAATAATCCTGATACAAAGCCGCGGGGCACTGTAACCGGCATTCTTGGAAACCAGGATGAAGCGGGAATAGACCTCAAGGTTGTGGCCCTCTCCCACGGACTGCCTCTTGAGTTCCCTGAGGAAGTAATGCAGGAAGCAGAAAAGCTCAGGGATCCTGTTATTAGAAAAGCGGTAAAGAACCGGCTGGACTTGAGGAAGCTTGACTGCTTTACCATTGATCCCGATACCGCCAAAGACTTTGACGATGCTGTTTCGCTGCGGCAGCTCCCGTCAGGGCTCTTCGAAATTGGGGTCCACATTGCGGACGTAAGCCACTTTGTACCGGAAAACAGCGTCATCGACAAGGAGGCCTGGGAGCGTGGAACCTCGGTATATTTTGTGCAGAAGGTTCTGCCAATGCTGCCGGAACGTCTGTCAAACGAGATCTGCAGTTTAGTGCCGCATAAACCACGGCTGGCTTTCTCCGTTCTTATGCAGATCAGTTCCATGGGCGAAATTCACGATTATCAGATCGCGGAGACGGTTATCGAGAGCAAACAACGATTCACTTACGAAGAGGTTGAGGAGATCATCAAGGGCAGGGAACACAAATACGCCTCTGCTATTCACCTGATGCAGATGCTCAGCCAGGTACTGCAAAAGCGGCGGGAGGAACGGGGCAGTATAGATTTCGATATGACCGAGACCGTTATTACCCTCGACGACGAGGGAATCCCACGCACAATAATACCCAAGAAGAGTCTCGAGTCGCATCGGCTGGTGGAAGAGTTCATGCTGCTTGCTAACCGGACAATCGCCGGTCACATTGTTGCCGCAGAGAAACGGCTCAAGTCCAGGATTCCCTTCGTGTACCGGGTACACGAGAAACCAGACGAGAGCGACGTCAGAGCGTTTCTGGCGATGGTGGCCAACCTTGGTATTCCCTACAAGATCGGTGACGCCATTGAACCTGACGATTACCGGAATATCCTCGGTATAATACAGAACCTCGAATTCAAGAATCTTGTCGAAAAAGTCGCCCTGCAGTCTATGACCAAGGCGGTTTACAGCACTGAAAACAAAGGGCATTTTGGCCTCGCCTTTGAGGCCTATACGCACTTCACCTCTCCGATCCGTCGATATCCCGATCTCGTCGTTCATCGACTGCTGAAGCGCTATCTTGAAATTCTGCCGGCAGGTACGTGGGAAAATGGAAAAGCTTCCAGCAAAGCCGGGAACGAACAGGGAGTCAGGCGCAGGCTTAAGGAGGCCGCCGGACTTATGGATTATCTCGATACGACCTGCGCCCGAAGCAGCGAGCGCGAGAAAATCGCGGTCGCTGCGGAACGGGAATACACCAAAGTCAAATCCCTCGAATTCCTTTCACGAAAAATCGGCCACACCTACGAGGGAATTATATCCGGAGTCACATCCTTCGGTCTTTTTATAGAGCTGTCCCATTATCTTGTCGAAGGTCTGGTTCCGCTTTCTTCATTGAAGGATGACTATTACGAATACGACAGTGAGAATTACCTGTATAAAGGTAAGGAATCCGGACGTATTTTTCGTCTAGGGGATCCTGTCAAAGTCAAAATCCAGCATGTTTCTGTTGCAGACCGCAAGGCGGATTTTATGTTTATCTGA
- a CDS encoding GGDEF domain-containing protein, with product MKETKQNYPDDPSYFFHRLESNVFLYKRILFILGISSIGFLVRNLLYFYSVYDIAKYYLYIYIIGCISIFPIRMTISSLYKHQKYKAVNRLIIISAFIIFILLVLISVLDSTRIKVNEPVNDYNFSGYILGLFIAGFVLRLEWKVSLVIYMSGIVTFISLYYIFSPRIFSIQSVLPFVAVNFLALYFSYSREKFYLILYLDKTTLLQQTWKDSLTESFNRRYMKRVIQQNFVHKRGMDTPFSCIFTDIDFFKEVNDKYGHDTGDVIIIDFSNALQKESRNMDLVIRYGGEEFLIILPNTHLKEAKGIAERIRHVIEDSYFSDNKIRITASFGVTEANDDDTEETIIRRVDSLLYKAKKEGRNRCCLG from the coding sequence ATGAAAGAGACAAAACAAAACTATCCTGACGACCCTTCCTACTTTTTTCACAGACTGGAATCCAATGTTTTCCTGTACAAGCGTATTCTGTTTATTCTCGGTATAAGCAGTATAGGATTTCTTGTACGAAATCTATTATATTTCTATTCTGTTTATGATATTGCAAAGTATTATCTCTATATTTATATAATTGGATGTATCAGTATTTTTCCGATACGCATGACGATTTCCAGTCTATATAAGCATCAGAAATATAAAGCTGTGAACCGTTTAATTATCATATCGGCATTTATTATCTTCATACTACTTGTGCTGATTTCTGTTTTGGATTCAACCAGAATTAAAGTAAATGAACCGGTAAATGATTATAATTTTTCCGGATATATTCTGGGACTCTTTATTGCAGGTTTTGTGTTACGACTGGAATGGAAGGTTTCGCTTGTGATCTATATGTCCGGAATAGTAACTTTTATAAGTCTCTACTATATCTTTTCTCCACGTATTTTCTCCATACAATCTGTTCTGCCCTTTGTCGCGGTAAATTTTCTGGCTCTGTATTTTTCATACTCCAGGGAAAAATTCTACCTCATTCTGTATTTAGATAAAACCACTTTACTGCAACAGACATGGAAGGATAGTCTCACGGAAAGTTTTAATCGCAGATATATGAAGCGGGTCATACAGCAGAATTTTGTACATAAAAGAGGGATGGATACACCATTCAGCTGTATTTTTACTGATATCGATTTCTTTAAAGAAGTAAACGATAAGTATGGACATGACACAGGGGATGTAATTATCATTGACTTCTCAAATGCATTACAGAAAGAGTCCAGGAATATGGATTTGGTAATAAGGTACGGGGGCGAGGAATTTCTGATTATTCTTCCGAATACCCACCTGAAAGAGGCCAAAGGAATCGCTGAACGAATACGGCATGTTATCGAGGATAGTTATTTTAGTGATAACAAGATCAGGATAACAGCAAGTTTTGGTGTAACAGAAGCAAATGATGATGATACGGAAGAAACCATTATCCGCAGAGTGGATTCGTTGTTATACAAAGCAAAAAAAGAAGGAAGAAACAGGTGTTGTTTGGGTTAA
- a CDS encoding PAS domain S-box protein: protein MAASANTIILLIEDHPAIARQKKDILIKAGFGVKFAGSFSSALSMLKESQDISLILLDINLSNGCDGISAAEHLTEEYEKPLIFLVSSQGIPKVPKSRDIQSYGYLSTDSPEALFIASIQTALRLFIQEKTEKEHGEDSENYRSIINAMNESVWVISYDGSFIDFNDTAVRQLGYSRENLSTMGPSDIDASMSAERIHYLLEHMADEKTQFFETSHKARSGRVIPVEICSTIVMYRGQQAILSIARDITERKKAEEQISSLLQEKELLLKETHHRIKNNMGVIRSLLSIQSRSAPDISCQDILLDAANRLQGMMVLYDKLYRSRSFTELSIKNFLTSLIKEVIAQYPSAHRIKTEIALEDITLDTKLLSTIGIMISEMLTNSMKYAFPQKTSGTISVQAYRQNNTVSLVYADDGIGLPEDTDLDETSTFGLELIHLLTKQIDGTLSIDCTGGTRYILEIGI from the coding sequence GTGGCAGCTTCCGCAAACACAATTATTCTCCTCATAGAAGACCATCCGGCCATTGCCAGGCAAAAAAAAGATATACTCATCAAGGCTGGTTTTGGGGTAAAATTCGCCGGCTCATTCTCAAGTGCGTTGTCGATGTTGAAAGAATCTCAGGACATAAGCCTTATCCTGCTCGATATAAACCTTTCAAACGGCTGTGACGGGATATCGGCTGCCGAACATTTAACAGAAGAGTACGAAAAACCTCTCATTTTTCTGGTTTCGTCACAAGGCATCCCAAAGGTTCCCAAATCCAGGGACATACAATCTTACGGATACCTTAGCACAGATTCTCCCGAGGCTCTCTTTATAGCCTCAATTCAGACAGCCCTCCGTTTGTTTATTCAGGAAAAGACAGAGAAGGAACACGGTGAGGATTCAGAGAACTATCGATCCATAATAAATGCAATGAACGAATCGGTCTGGGTAATCAGTTATGACGGAAGCTTCATAGATTTTAACGATACTGCTGTCCGTCAACTAGGATATTCCCGGGAAAATCTGAGCACAATGGGACCCAGCGATATAGATGCTTCCATGAGTGCGGAGAGAATACACTATTTGTTAGAGCATATGGCTGATGAAAAAACACAATTTTTTGAGACAAGTCATAAAGCCAGAAGCGGACGAGTAATACCTGTGGAAATTTGTTCCACTATAGTTATGTACAGAGGGCAGCAGGCAATCCTCAGCATTGCCAGGGACATTACGGAACGTAAAAAAGCTGAAGAGCAGATTTCTTCCCTGCTTCAGGAAAAAGAGCTTCTACTGAAAGAGACACATCACCGTATTAAAAACAACATGGGTGTTATCCGGAGCCTTTTATCCATTCAAAGCAGGTCTGCACCAGACATATCATGTCAGGATATTCTGCTGGATGCCGCCAACCGTCTTCAGGGTATGATGGTTCTCTACGACAAACTCTACCGTTCCAGAAGTTTTACGGAACTGAGCATTAAGAATTTTCTTACCTCCCTCATTAAAGAAGTAATTGCTCAGTATCCTTCTGCCCATAGAATTAAAACAGAAATTGCCCTTGAGGATATAACTCTTGATACAAAACTCCTGTCAACTATCGGGATCATGATAAGCGAGATGCTGACCAACTCTATGAAATACGCCTTCCCGCAAAAAACCTCCGGAACAATATCGGTGCAGGCATACCGTCAAAACAACACTGTAAGTCTGGTTTATGCTGATGACGGTATTGGACTTCCGGAAGACACAGATTTGGACGAGACTTCCACATTCGGCCTGGAACTTATTCACCTGCTGACCAAACAGATTGATGGAACGTTATCCATAGATTGTACTGGTGGAACACGCTACATTCTTGAAATCGGCATATAA
- a CDS encoding TrkA family potassium uptake protein, with product MKQFAIIGLGTFGKRMADEFTQLGIESLVIDKERESVDRYKHVAAAAYCVDALNPEAINRTVPASIDGAIVDLGKQMETSILTVNYLKKLGVKQIVVKAENDEHAEILRIVGADRIIFPEKEAAQKITPSLVSSSIINLLPAGQGLIIAEIRSPESMMGKTIREADVRRKYGVNVVGVRHEDEGEYELTSVDYRFQPLDILLIAGQQEQVANFSGIAGSVKKKTIRTLLRRLQIA from the coding sequence ATGAAACAATTTGCAATAATAGGGCTCGGCACCTTTGGAAAACGCATGGCGGACGAATTTACTCAATTAGGGATTGAATCCCTGGTTATCGATAAAGAGCGGGAGTCTGTCGATCGGTACAAACATGTTGCTGCAGCCGCGTACTGTGTAGACGCCCTTAATCCGGAAGCGATTAATCGCACCGTACCAGCCAGCATTGACGGGGCAATAGTTGATTTGGGAAAACAGATGGAGACCTCGATATTAACAGTGAACTATCTGAAAAAACTCGGTGTGAAGCAAATAGTCGTAAAGGCAGAGAACGACGAACACGCGGAAATTCTGAGGATCGTAGGTGCTGACAGGATAATTTTTCCTGAAAAGGAAGCCGCACAAAAGATAACCCCGTCACTTGTGTCATCTTCCATAATTAACTTATTACCCGCGGGGCAGGGGCTTATTATAGCGGAAATACGTTCTCCTGAGAGCATGATGGGAAAAACGATTCGCGAGGCCGATGTGCGCCGTAAGTATGGCGTTAATGTGGTTGGTGTACGGCATGAGGACGAAGGTGAATATGAGCTGACCTCTGTTGATTACCGTTTTCAACCACTGGACATTCTGCTTATTGCCGGTCAGCAGGAACAGGTGGCCAACTTTTCTGGTATAGCAGGATCAGTCAAAAAGAAGACCATCCGTACTCTGCTCAGGAGACTGCAGATAGCCTAG